The following is a genomic window from Caproiciproducens sp. CPB-2.
AGTGGATCGCAAAGAATGCTCCGGACGTGAAGGTCGTAGACGTCCAGAACTACTCCGGCGACCAGGCGAAGGCCGCCGACGTGATGCAGAACATGCTCCAGAAGCACGCCGACCTCGACGCGGTCTTCTGTGTGGGCGACCCGGCCGCGATGGGCGCTCTTTCCTCCATCAAATCGGCCAACAAGCAGGTCAAAATCATCGGCTTTGACGGAAATCCGGAAGGCATTGCCGAAATCAAAAAGGACGGCAGCCTCTGGGTAGCAGACGTTGCGCAGGACCCCGCGAAGATCGGCGAAACCGCTCTTCAGTCCGCTGTTGACACCATCAACGGAAAAACTGTCGAAAAACTGATCGCGATTTCTCCGTATATCATTGATAAATCCAACGCCAAATAAGCCTACCTGATTTTTCCGCGGGGATGGGTGAGCCATTGCCTGTCCCCGCCATTTCATTTTGTATGGAAAGGAAGCATACAAATGGGGCAGAAACCGATTGTAGAGTTGTCCAATATCAATAAGTCCTTTCCCGGGGTTAAAGCGCTGTCCGATATTTCGGTGGATTTTTATCCGGGCGAAGTCCATGTCCTTTTGGGCGAGAACGGAGCCGGGAAATCCACGCTGATCAAGATCATCTCCGGAGTATACCAGACCGACAGCGGAAGCCTGAAAGTCAATGGTGAAGAGGTGCGCTTTATGAACACCCGCGAGGGGCTGGCGCACGGGATCAGCGTAATCCATCAGGAATTGAGCGTAATTCCCGATTTAACCGTAGCGGAAAACATATTTCTCGGGCGCGAGCCGAAGATCAGGGGGACCAATCTGATCGACAAAAAGACCATGAATCAGAAAACACAGGAAATTCTGGATTCCATCGGAGTTAAAATCAACGCAAAGGCCATGATACGCCGCCTGAACAACGCCGACAGGCAGATGGTGGAAATCGCCAGGGCGGTCTCACAGGACAGTTCGCTGGTCATTATGGACGAACCGACCTCCTCTCTTTCCAACAAAGAGGTGGACGCGCTGTTCACCGTCATCAATAAATTGAAAACAAACAATGTCGCAGTTATTTATATATCGCACAGACTGAAAGAAATTACGGCCATCGGCGACCGCATCAGCATCCTGCGCGACGGGCAGCTGATTAAGACGGCCCTGTTATCCGAAATTTCGGAGGACGACATGATCACCCTGATGGTCGGACGGCAGATGACCCAGTTTTACTACCGGCCGGAAAAAGACGCGGTCAAGGGCGAAGTCGTGCTGAAGGCGGAGCACCTGACGCGCAGCGGCGTATTTGAGGACGTGTCCTTCGAGCTCAGAAAGGGCGAGATCCTGGGCGTCGCCGGGCTGATCGGCGCGGGCAGAACCGAAGTGATGCGCGCGATTTTCGGGGCGGATAAGCTGGACGGCGGAAAATGCTATGTTTTCGGAAAAGAGGTCCGGTTTGAGTCCCCGCGCCAGGCGATCAAGGCGGGAATCGGGCTGATTCCCGAGGACAGAAGGGGCCAGGGCCTGCTGCTGCAGAAATCCGTGAAGGAAAACACCTCGCTCGCCAGCCTTTACGCAAACTCCACCCGCGGCGTGATCGACCGGAAATGGGAAACGGACGTCGCCCGCGACTACATTCAGCGGCTCCACACCAAAACCCCGGACGAAAACGCTCGGACCAAGAACCTTTCCGGCGGAAACCAGCAAAAGGTGGTTATCGCCAAATGGCTGGTCGCGAAATCGAAAATCCTGATTATGGATGAGCCGACCAGAGGCATCGACGTCAACGCGAAAGCCGAAATCTACGCTTTGATGAAGGAATTTGTGGAAAACGGCGGAAGCATCATCATGGTATCGTCCGAAATGCCGGAGGTCATCGGCGTTTCCACCCGCATCATGATCATGCGCGAGGGGCGCGTCTCGGGCACGCTCGACAATACCGATGTCGCTGAAAAAGATATCATGAAGCTTGCCAGCCTGAACGCTGGCTGAGCCGGGAGGCATAAAAATGAAAAATGAAATTGCTATGAAAAAGCTCAGGCATATTACCCAGGATTACACCATGGTGCTCTTTTTGGCGGCGCTGTTTCTTGTTTCCCTGATCTTTGTACCGCGTTTCTCCGAAGTGGGCAACCTGATTAACGTACTGATGCAGATCACCATCAACGCGCTGATCGCGACGGGCATGACCTTTGTCATCCTGACCGGCGGCATCGACCTTTCCGTCGGCTCGGTCGCGGCGCTTTCCGGCATTGTGTCCACTTCCCTGATCCAGCTTGTGCCAAACGCCGGAATCCCGATGAGCCTGCTGGTGATCTTCGGAACCTCCCTTGTGGTCGGGGGCGTCTGCGGCACGATCACGGCGTTTAACATCGCGAAGCTGCGCGTGCCGCCCTTTGTGGCCACGCTGGCCATGATGAGCATCGCGAGGGGCCTTGCCTATGTCTATACCAACGCGAAGCCGGTTTTCGGGCTTCCGGACGCTTACGCGTGGCTCGGCCTCGGCTATATCGGGCCGATCCCGGTCATGGTCATCATTATGATCATCATCCTCGCGGTCGCTTTCCTGGTCCTGCGCAGGACCTGCTTCGGCCGCTATGTCTTTGCCGTAGGCAGCAGCGAGGACGTTTCCCAGCTGAGCGGCATCAATGTAAAACGGGTCAAATTTTACGTATACATCATCTGCGCCGTTCTGGCGGCCCTTGCCGGCGCGGTGCTTTCCTCCCGGCTGCAGGCGGGCCAGCCCGCGGCGGCCAACGGCTACGAGCTGAACGCGATCGCGGCGGTCGCCATGGGCGGCACCAGCATGAGCGGCGGGCGCGGCGGCATCAGCCAGACCGTCCTCGGCCTGTGCGTCATCGGGATCATCAACAACGCGCTCAGCCTTCTGGGCGTTTCCTCCTACTGGCAGACCATTGCCATGGGCGCGATTATCCTGATCGCGGTTATTTTCGATCAGAATAAAAAAGACCTGTAAAACAGGCGGGGCCCCTGCGCTCCGCTGAGATTCATACGGAAACCGGTCAGGAAAGGATGTTGCTGCAATGGCGGAAAAAACAGTTCGATGGGGAGTCCTCGGCTGTGCGGGAATCGCACAGCGGAAAGTGCTCCCGGGAATGCTGCAGGCGGAAAACGCGGTCCTGCAGGCGCTTTCCAGCAGGGGAAGCAGCGAGAAGCTGAAGCGGTTCGCGGAAAAGTTCCACCCGCAAAAGACCTATGAAAGCTACGAAGCGCTGCTGGACGACCCCGACGTGGACGCGGTTTATATTCCCCTTCCGAACGGGCTGCACTGCGAATGGGTGCTGCGCGCCGCGGAGAAGAAAAAGCATGTGCTCTGTGAAAAGCCTCTCGGCGTGTCCGTCGAAGAGGTCAGGCGGATGAAGGCGGCGTGCGACGAAAACGGCGTGCTCCTGATGGAGGCGTTCGCTTACCGGCAAAGCCCCCTGACCATAAAGGCGAAAAGCATTGTGGAGTCGGGCGCTTTGGGTACGGTAAAATATATCGAGTCCTGTTACGGCTACAATCTGGAAAACGAGGCGGACGTCCGCCTGTCCGCGGCGCTGCACGGAGGGGCGACCTACGACGTCGGCTGCTACAACCTGAACCTGATCCGTTACCTTGCCGGCGCCGAGCCCCTCCGGGTCAGCGCGTTTGGAAAAATTTCCGAAAAACACGCGGTGGATACGGAAAGCTGCATCATGATGGAATTCCCCAACGGCATCCGCGCCGTTTCTTACTGCAGCCTGACGATTTTCCGTTCTCACCGGTATCTGGTCATCGGCGATAAAGGGTCGCTGACCGTGCCGACCGAGTTCAATACCGAGGGCGAGGGCAAAATCCTTCTGGCTTCGGAAGGGAAAACCGAAGAGCTCACCATAGACTGCCCGGACAACTACCGGCTCGAAATCGAGCAGTTCGGCAGGGCGGTGCTGGGGCAGGAACCCGGGCTGATCTCTTTCGGGGATTCTCTGGGCAATGCGGAGGTCATAGAGAAAGCGCTAAAACAAATTCAGAATTAAGTTTCCAATCTTTTTCTTTCAATAAAATCCCTGTTTCTCAGAAGGGGACCGTTTCGGCAATCGGCCGGGACGGTCCCCGCTTTGCGCTCTATTCCTTTACGTGTTCGATGATATCGGAGACTTCACAGTCTAAAACAAAACACAGCGTGTCAAGTGTTTTCATGGTAATGGCTTTTCCATGCTTCATTCTGTGCAGGATGTTGGAGGAAAAGCCATATTTGAAAATCAGTTGATATTCCGTCATGTTTTTTTGAAACAGGGTTCTGTAAAATGGTTGATAACTGATCATTACTATCACCTCAACAGTAGAGTAACATACTTAAAGTATTGACTATACTCAAAATATTGACTATAATGTACATTGAGGTGAAAAGAATATGCCGGATTATAAGAAAATGTACTGTTCTCTATTTAATGATGTTACACAGGTAATCAGACAGCTGCAGGCAGCTCAGCAAAAAACCGAAGAGCTTTATGTACATACGGATGAAACACCCGTCAATTTTCTCCGCGAAGAGGATCGCTGCCGCTATGGAAAACAGCAGAAAAATTAACATTCCCATGTTATAATGTTAAAAAAACGAAGGGAATGAGGCTATGTGTCAATAGAGTACCGGCATGAAATTACGGTGGAGGATTACAACGCGCTGCGCAGGGCGGTGGGGTGGGACCCGATCGAACCCGCTCAGGCAAAGGAAGGACTGCGCAATTCCGCGTACATCATCTGCGCGGCGGACGGGGATAAAATCGTCGGACATGCCCGCGCCGTCAGCGACGGCGGGTACGTCGTGCTGATTTCAGATGTGATCGTCCGTCCGGACTATCAGAAAAACGGCATTGCAAAGACGATGGTACAGGAATTGATGGACTATTTTACCTCCCGGCTGAAGAGCGGCCAGGCGATCCTCTTTAATCTGATGGCCGCCAAGGGCAGGGAGTCGTTTTATAAACAGCTCGGCTTCGCGGAGCGCCCCAATGACGAAGTGGGCGCCGGGATGTCGCAGTGGTTCAGAAAGGAATAATATACATATAGTATTATTTATGTGAAATATAAACACCGCATGCTCACGGCGAACCCGTGAGCATGCGGTGTTCTGATGTCTTCTGATTTGTCCCCAATCAATGCTTTTCGCCGGCGGCCGTAATGATTTTGATCAGCAGGTCGGCAACGCCCACGTTGTAGCCGCTGCAGGCGTAAATGCCCCGTCCGTCCCGCGCGACAATGGTGAGCGGCAGCTTTTCCGGGTCCACAAAGGTTCTGCGCGCCAGCGGGGCGGCGGTCTCCGCAAAGTCCGAATAATAGGCGCGTGCGCCGGGAATGGCTTTGCACGCTTTCGCAAAGGTTTCGTTTTCCCACGCGGAGCGGCCGCGGAGGATGAAAATCAGTTCACAGCCGAGGGCGTTCAGCTTTTCCCGCGCCCCGATCAATTCATTGAGGATATGCTCCGTAGGCTCGCGGCCCTCTTCCAGCCAGATCATCACGGCGGTTTTTCCGTCCGTGACGGCGGCGGACAAAACGGGCTCGCCCGCGTCGCCGGTAAGCTGGAAGGGCGGCAGCGGGATATCCACGAACAGGTCGGAAATCTGCGTTTGGAACAGGGAAACGGCAAGCTCCTTCGACTCCCCGTCTGCAAGGCGGAAGCAGTACTTTTTGGCAAACTGGTTGCCGTTGGGCGTGCGGCTGGAGGTAATCAGCCGGTAGTGGCCCGGAAGCAGGGAAAGCGTCAGCATTCCGTCCGTCCAGACGGAGTCCGTCAGCTCCAGAGTCCGGTACGCGCCGTCCTTCAGCATGGCGATGGTCCAGTTGTGCAGATACGACCAGTTTTCCTCGCCGCCCAAAAGGGTCAGCACGGCCTTGCCGCGGGACTCCCCGGAAGCCTCTTCCACGTTTTTGAACCCGCCGTTTTGGTAATACTGCGGGTATAAATTAACAGAATTGATACGCGCTGGAATTCCCAGCGCGCGGCAGACAGCGGTAAACAGCACGCCGCGACCCATTTCGTTTGCCTGTCCGCTGGAAAGGATCCCCGCCGGGGTGCCGGGCAGCCGTTCGCTGTCGCGCTCCGCCGGGCCCTCAAAGCGGGAAATGGATTCCCACACCCGCCCGGGCTGTTTGCGGAACGCCGCCGCATCCTGTTCGTCCAGCAGGTTGGAAAGCAGCCTGCTGTAAGGCGTCAGCTGCTCAAAATGCGCCCGGGGGCAAAGGATGTAGGGAACAAAGATTTCCTCGGGATAATCCGCCTGATACTGGAGCGAATGCGTGAAGTGCTCCGCCAAAAGGGCGGCTCCGACATCCCGCCAGTCCTTTTTCGGAAGGGACTGGAGCATTTTCAGCTGAAGCTCCCGGTTTTCTCCGCCGAAATCCATGGAAAGGAAGCGGTACAGCTCCTCAAAATTGCCTTCGGCGGCTTTCAGGACGGCCAGAACCTCCCGCGGGCGGGCAAAATTCGCGGCGAGCTTCTCGGCTTTTTCCTTCTGATAGAAGCTTTTGGCGTACTGCTGGCGTTTCCGTTCGGCGCCGTCGACAATCTGCTTTCGCCGTTCCTTCTGTTCCGGGGAAAGCAGCGAAAGATTCCGGGTGCTGTCCTTCGGTGCGCGGAAGCAGAAATCCTCCCGCGCGTCCGGTTCGGCCCGCACCGCGCCGGAAAAGTCGACGGTGATGCCGTCGGTTTCCTCCGTATCGGCAAAGGCTTCCGTAAATCTTCCGCCCTTTTCCGCGTGAATGTGAACGCTGCCGAAGCCAAGCGTAACCCCGGCCCGTCCCGCTTCGTCGGTGACGACGGCGGCCACCGGGAA
Proteins encoded in this region:
- a CDS encoding sugar ABC transporter ATP-binding protein is translated as MGQKPIVELSNINKSFPGVKALSDISVDFYPGEVHVLLGENGAGKSTLIKIISGVYQTDSGSLKVNGEEVRFMNTREGLAHGISVIHQELSVIPDLTVAENIFLGREPKIRGTNLIDKKTMNQKTQEILDSIGVKINAKAMIRRLNNADRQMVEIARAVSQDSSLVIMDEPTSSLSNKEVDALFTVINKLKTNNVAVIYISHRLKEITAIGDRISILRDGQLIKTALLSEISEDDMITLMVGRQMTQFYYRPEKDAVKGEVVLKAEHLTRSGVFEDVSFELRKGEILGVAGLIGAGRTEVMRAIFGADKLDGGKCYVFGKEVRFESPRQAIKAGIGLIPEDRRGQGLLLQKSVKENTSLASLYANSTRGVIDRKWETDVARDYIQRLHTKTPDENARTKNLSGGNQQKVVIAKWLVAKSKILIMDEPTRGIDVNAKAEIYALMKEFVENGGSIIMVSSEMPEVIGVSTRIMIMREGRVSGTLDNTDVAEKDIMKLASLNAG
- a CDS encoding ABC transporter permease, which produces MKNEIAMKKLRHITQDYTMVLFLAALFLVSLIFVPRFSEVGNLINVLMQITINALIATGMTFVILTGGIDLSVGSVAALSGIVSTSLIQLVPNAGIPMSLLVIFGTSLVVGGVCGTITAFNIAKLRVPPFVATLAMMSIARGLAYVYTNAKPVFGLPDAYAWLGLGYIGPIPVMVIIMIIILAVAFLVLRRTCFGRYVFAVGSSEDVSQLSGINVKRVKFYVYIICAVLAALAGAVLSSRLQAGQPAAANGYELNAIAAVAMGGTSMSGGRGGISQTVLGLCVIGIINNALSLLGVSSYWQTIAMGAIILIAVIFDQNKKDL
- a CDS encoding Gfo/Idh/MocA family protein — its product is MAEKTVRWGVLGCAGIAQRKVLPGMLQAENAVLQALSSRGSSEKLKRFAEKFHPQKTYESYEALLDDPDVDAVYIPLPNGLHCEWVLRAAEKKKHVLCEKPLGVSVEEVRRMKAACDENGVLLMEAFAYRQSPLTIKAKSIVESGALGTVKYIESCYGYNLENEADVRLSAALHGGATYDVGCYNLNLIRYLAGAEPLRVSAFGKISEKHAVDTESCIMMEFPNGIRAVSYCSLTIFRSHRYLVIGDKGSLTVPTEFNTEGEGKILLASEGKTEELTIDCPDNYRLEIEQFGRAVLGQEPGLISFGDSLGNAEVIEKALKQIQN
- a CDS encoding helix-turn-helix domain-containing protein; the protein is MISYQPFYRTLFQKNMTEYQLIFKYGFSSNILHRMKHGKAITMKTLDTLCFVLDCEVSDIIEHVKE
- a CDS encoding GNAT family N-acetyltransferase; this translates as MSIEYRHEITVEDYNALRRAVGWDPIEPAQAKEGLRNSAYIICAADGDKIVGHARAVSDGGYVVLISDVIVRPDYQKNGIAKTMVQELMDYFTSRLKSGQAILFNLMAAKGRESFYKQLGFAERPNDEVGAGMSQWFRKE
- a CDS encoding transglutaminase domain-containing protein — encoded protein: MIFSQELQDSVHRQFLKTQSTLGLRGGEILSRLDGCEGGRRTAMEFFYSTMPSADLGDYDFSLYLSYVDFGLFLREHSPWGGRIPENIFLNYVLYYRINNEKIEDCRNFFYDALNKRIRGMGMKEAALEINVWCAEHVTYQATDERTVSPLTALRSSYGRCGEESTFAVTALRSVGIPARQVYTPRWAHCDDNHAWVEVWCDGEWYFLGACEPEPVLNRGWFTEAAARSMLMDSKSFLPIEGEEAICTDGQTIVLNEIRRYADARRFTVTVTDASGPVSGVTVGFELLNGAEFFPVAAVVTDEAGRAGVTLGFGSVHIHAEKGGRFTEAFADTEETDGITVDFSGAVRAEPDAREDFCFRAPKDSTRNLSLLSPEQKERRKQIVDGAERKRQQYAKSFYQKEKAEKLAANFARPREVLAVLKAAEGNFEELYRFLSMDFGGENRELQLKMLQSLPKKDWRDVGAALLAEHFTHSLQYQADYPEEIFVPYILCPRAHFEQLTPYSRLLSNLLDEQDAAAFRKQPGRVWESISRFEGPAERDSERLPGTPAGILSSGQANEMGRGVLFTAVCRALGIPARINSVNLYPQYYQNGGFKNVEEASGESRGKAVLTLLGGEENWSYLHNWTIAMLKDGAYRTLELTDSVWTDGMLTLSLLPGHYRLITSSRTPNGNQFAKKYCFRLADGESKELAVSLFQTQISDLFVDIPLPPFQLTGDAGEPVLSAAVTDGKTAVMIWLEEGREPTEHILNELIGAREKLNALGCELIFILRGRSAWENETFAKACKAIPGARAYYSDFAETAAPLARRTFVDPEKLPLTIVARDGRGIYACSGYNVGVADLLIKIITAAGEKH